From one Sphingomonas xanthus genomic stretch:
- a CDS encoding peptidylprolyl isomerase, with amino-acid sequence MRHFVLLSAYLLTACQTRDEGGMVASSPPPPVVPSVSFPAGATPTSILAASKAEEWVAIPADDLMVIDLAGNRRVVIQLAPDFAPVHVRNIKALARTGYWQGAAVYRVHDNYVAQWGNNETDKPLPAGVVKQPPAEYERPLSGLDVVPLGSPDPYAAMVGYAKGWPVAVDSRAATATLAHCYASVGVGRDLSPDTGMGGELYAVIGHGPRALDRVIANVGRVVSGIEHLSSLPRGTEALGFYKERASDVPIVNVQMASTIAEDERPRFEYLDEKSQSFAAWLHVKKNRRDDFYIRPAGGVDLCNATTPVRASA; translated from the coding sequence ATGCGTCATTTCGTCCTATTGTCCGCCTACCTGCTGACGGCCTGCCAGACCCGCGATGAAGGCGGGATGGTCGCGTCCAGCCCGCCCCCGCCGGTTGTGCCTTCGGTATCGTTCCCGGCTGGCGCGACCCCGACCAGCATCCTTGCCGCATCGAAGGCGGAGGAATGGGTCGCGATTCCTGCCGACGACCTGATGGTGATCGATCTTGCCGGTAATCGGCGGGTCGTGATCCAGCTCGCGCCCGACTTCGCGCCAGTACATGTCCGCAACATCAAGGCGCTGGCCCGCACCGGCTATTGGCAGGGCGCGGCGGTTTATCGGGTCCATGACAATTATGTCGCGCAATGGGGGAATAACGAAACCGACAAGCCGCTACCCGCCGGCGTCGTCAAGCAGCCGCCCGCCGAATATGAGCGCCCGCTGTCCGGGCTGGATGTCGTGCCGCTGGGGTCGCCTGATCCCTATGCTGCGATGGTCGGCTACGCGAAGGGCTGGCCGGTGGCGGTCGATTCGCGCGCCGCAACCGCTACCCTCGCTCATTGCTATGCCAGCGTCGGCGTCGGCCGGGACCTTTCACCCGATACCGGAATGGGCGGCGAACTATACGCGGTGATCGGTCACGGACCGCGCGCGCTCGACCGGGTTATTGCCAATGTCGGACGGGTGGTAAGCGGCATCGAGCATCTTTCGAGCTTGCCGCGCGGAACCGAGGCGCTCGGTTTCTACAAGGAACGGGCATCCGACGTGCCGATCGTCAACGTACAAATGGCCTCGACGATCGCCGAGGACGAGCGGCCCCGCTTCGAATATCTCGACGAGAAGAGCCAGAGCTTCGCCGCCTGGCTGCACGTCAAGAAAAACCGGCGGGACGATTTTTACATTCGTCCCGCCGGCGGTGTGGATCTTTGCAATGCGACGACGCCGGTAAGGGCTTCGGCTTAG
- a CDS encoding ABC transporter permease, with the protein MKEVWRLALRDLRGGLSGLGLLWLCLAVAVAGLASVTSLASSIDSAIAANGRSLLGGDLVLSVAQREANPAERAAIDRLGTSSRSVMTRAMLVAPDGRSLLAELSGVDSRWPLAGGVSWVAGGSRPQGAEVAIGREVSERLELGVGDSLRIGNAAFRISAIVEKLPRSAGFALAPPAIMDESGLAMTGLIQPGSLTATSYRLLLPAGVDADAAGKAFQQRFPDGGWRATSRDEAGSGTRRFIDRLGQMLLLVALSALAIGGLGMSSAAAAFAASRRPTIAILKLVGASRGTVNAILLVQIGLISGLAVLAGLLVGAAAPATVARFTADLLPVAPDSSPQWVALGQAAMFGLLISFAASWRTVSTAGDTRPARLLRGDLGNGEPPKWRSFLLPGLALALAAALAIGTASDPQFAAIGIGAIAGLCLLFALVGSLIRLAARGARHLGGPITRLGVAALDRPGAATGRLAVSLGLGLTLLVTLAATAQGVLAEIDTNIPRRAPALFLVDIPPSKGERFRTLVEARAPGSEVRLVPSLRGPVTKVNGTRVADLQTIPEGAWILRGDRGLTFAERLPPANRVVAGQWWPADYRGPPLISLDVDAARALDLKVGDSLTIAILGRPIDARIASLREIDWRSFGFNFAIIFSPGALQGAPYTLMATVAPVEGRSTVALEGTLTAELPMVSAIRVSEVVEEAKTLLKSIDGAVRIATVFAILMGMIVLAGSVVATRRQRAREIVLLRLVGATRGEVTRSQLVEFALLATAVASVAFGAGTLAARWVVVEQFEFAFRPDWAALATIPLGAILLAVLAALAAAMPALNARPAEGLRTL; encoded by the coding sequence ATGAAGGAAGTGTGGCGGCTCGCGCTGCGGGACCTTAGGGGCGGACTTTCGGGACTTGGCCTTTTGTGGCTTTGCCTCGCCGTTGCCGTCGCCGGCCTTGCCTCGGTCACGAGCCTGGCCTCTTCGATCGATTCCGCTATCGCCGCCAACGGGCGCTCGCTGCTTGGCGGTGACCTCGTCCTCAGCGTTGCCCAGCGCGAAGCGAACCCCGCAGAGCGCGCTGCGATCGACCGACTCGGAACCTCTTCGAGAAGCGTCATGACCCGCGCCATGCTGGTGGCGCCCGATGGTCGCAGCCTGCTGGCGGAACTGTCCGGCGTGGATTCGCGCTGGCCACTTGCCGGCGGCGTAAGCTGGGTTGCCGGGGGAAGCCGTCCGCAGGGCGCCGAAGTCGCCATCGGACGCGAGGTCTCCGAGCGGCTGGAGCTTGGTGTTGGCGATTCGCTGCGAATCGGCAATGCTGCATTCCGAATCTCCGCCATCGTCGAAAAATTGCCGCGCTCCGCCGGGTTCGCGCTCGCACCGCCCGCGATCATGGACGAGTCCGGATTGGCGATGACCGGACTGATCCAGCCGGGCAGCCTGACTGCCACCAGTTATCGCCTGCTCCTACCGGCCGGGGTCGACGCCGACGCCGCCGGCAAGGCCTTTCAGCAACGCTTCCCCGACGGCGGCTGGCGCGCCACCAGTCGGGATGAGGCCGGATCGGGCACGCGCCGCTTTATCGACAGGTTGGGGCAGATGCTGTTGCTGGTCGCCCTGTCGGCACTGGCGATCGGCGGGCTCGGAATGTCGAGCGCGGCCGCGGCATTCGCTGCCTCGCGCCGACCGACCATTGCAATTTTGAAGCTGGTCGGAGCCAGTCGCGGCACCGTCAACGCGATACTGCTGGTCCAGATTGGCCTGATTTCCGGGCTCGCGGTCCTTGCCGGCCTGCTGGTTGGCGCGGCGGCGCCGGCGACGGTCGCCCGGTTCACCGCCGACCTTCTGCCAGTCGCTCCCGACAGCTCGCCCCAATGGGTAGCGCTTGGGCAGGCCGCGATGTTCGGCCTGCTGATCTCCTTTGCCGCCAGCTGGCGAACGGTCTCCACCGCGGGCGATACCAGGCCGGCACGGCTGCTTCGCGGTGACCTCGGCAATGGCGAACCGCCCAAATGGCGGAGCTTCCTGCTGCCCGGGCTTGCGCTGGCGCTTGCCGCGGCACTCGCGATCGGCACGGCAAGCGATCCGCAATTCGCCGCAATCGGCATCGGCGCGATCGCGGGCCTCTGCCTGCTATTCGCGCTGGTGGGGAGCCTGATCCGTCTTGCCGCACGCGGTGCCCGCCATCTTGGCGGACCCATCACCAGGCTCGGCGTCGCCGCGCTCGACCGGCCGGGCGCGGCGACCGGACGCTTGGCAGTCTCGCTCGGTCTTGGTCTTACCCTGCTGGTGACTCTGGCGGCGACGGCGCAGGGCGTGCTGGCCGAAATCGATACCAATATCCCGCGCCGGGCGCCGGCGCTGTTTCTGGTCGACATTCCGCCGTCCAAGGGGGAGCGGTTTCGCACGCTGGTCGAAGCCCGCGCCCCAGGGTCAGAGGTGAGGCTGGTCCCGTCACTGCGCGGTCCGGTAACCAAGGTGAACGGCACCCGGGTCGCCGACCTGCAGACCATCCCCGAAGGGGCCTGGATCCTGCGCGGTGATCGCGGCCTGACATTCGCTGAGCGCCTACCTCCCGCCAACCGGGTGGTCGCCGGTCAATGGTGGCCGGCGGATTATCGCGGTCCGCCACTGATCAGCCTTGATGTCGATGCGGCGCGCGCGCTCGACCTCAAGGTCGGCGATAGCCTGACCATTGCCATCCTTGGCCGGCCTATTGACGCGCGGATCGCATCGCTGCGGGAAATCGACTGGCGCAGTTTTGGCTTCAACTTCGCCATCATCTTCTCGCCCGGCGCACTTCAAGGCGCACCCTATACGCTCATGGCGACCGTCGCGCCTGTCGAAGGCCGGTCGACCGTCGCGCTTGAAGGGACGCTGACCGCCGAATTGCCGATGGTCAGCGCAATTCGCGTTTCCGAAGTCGTCGAGGAAGCGAAGACACTGCTTAAATCGATCGACGGGGCGGTTCGGATCGCAACGGTCTTCGCCATCCTGATGGGAATGATCGTGCTTGCCGGATCGGTAGTTGCGACCCGCCGCCAGCGCGCCCGCGAAATCGTCCTGCTGCGGCTTGTCGGCGCGACCCGCGGTGAAGTGACCCGAAGCCAGCTGGTCGAATTTGCACTTCTTGCCACCGCTGTGGCCTCGGTGGCGTTCGGGGCCGGCACTCTCGCGGCGCGCTGGGTGGTGGTGGAGCAGTTCGAATTTGCGTTCCGGCCCGACTGGGCGGCGCTGGCGACCATCCCGCTTGGGGCAATCCTTCTCGCGGTGCTGGCGGCACTCGCCGCTGCGATGCCGGCGCTCAACGCGCGTCCCGCCGAGGGACTGCGAACGCTGTAA
- a CDS encoding ABC transporter ATP-binding protein, which yields MGQPLIDIDDIHLTLGEGDVRTDILKGVSLALDAGETVAVLGPSGSGKSSLMAVIAGLERADRGSVSLAGTQIGELGEDALARLRGRSLGIILQAFHLLPTMTALENVAVPLELAGITNARERAAAELQSVGLGHRLAHYPAQLSGGEQQRVAIARATAPRPQLLLADEPTGNLDSATGGQIIDLLFDRASQAGAGLLVITHDPAVAARASRIVRMSDGRLVADAA from the coding sequence ATGGGCCAGCCGTTAATCGACATCGACGACATTCACCTCACCCTCGGTGAAGGCGACGTCCGAACCGATATCCTCAAGGGGGTGAGCCTGGCGCTGGACGCCGGCGAAACGGTCGCGGTGCTCGGCCCTTCCGGTTCCGGCAAGAGCTCCTTGATGGCGGTGATCGCCGGACTTGAGCGCGCCGACCGAGGCAGCGTGTCTCTCGCCGGAACGCAGATCGGGGAACTGGGTGAAGACGCGCTGGCCCGGCTGCGGGGACGGTCGCTGGGGATCATCCTCCAGGCCTTCCACCTGCTGCCGACGATGACTGCGCTGGAAAATGTCGCGGTCCCGCTGGAGCTCGCTGGGATCACCAATGCGCGCGAGCGCGCGGCGGCGGAACTTCAGTCCGTCGGGCTTGGCCATCGCCTGGCGCATTATCCAGCCCAATTGTCAGGCGGCGAGCAGCAGCGGGTCGCCATTGCCCGCGCGACCGCGCCGCGGCCCCAACTGCTGCTGGCCGACGAGCCGACCGGTAACCTCGACAGCGCGACGGGCGGCCAGATCATCGACCTGCTGTTCGACCGTGCCAGCCAGGCGGGCGCCGGGCTGCTGGTCATCACCCACGACCCGGCGGTTGCCGCCCGTGCCTCGCGGATCGTCCGCATGTCCGACGGCCGGCTGGTCGCGGACGCCGCATGA
- a CDS encoding arylesterase produces MIRRSIAAAILSISLTAAAPVKERPLVLAFGDSLTAGYGLEPGLGFVPQLQATLRRHGIAVEVVDAGVSGDTSEAGKARLGWTLDGMVRKPDLVILELGANDMLRGLDPALTEANLDEMMVDLNRREIPVLVSGMRAAPNLDPDYVQRFDAIYPALAQRHRAALYPFLLDGVAAQPGMVQADGLHPTFAGVKRMVTGIVPAVKRALGR; encoded by the coding sequence ATGATCCGCCGGTCGATCGCCGCCGCCATTCTGTCGATCAGCCTGACGGCTGCCGCTCCCGTCAAGGAACGACCACTGGTGCTCGCTTTCGGGGACAGTTTGACCGCCGGTTATGGCCTTGAGCCGGGCCTTGGCTTCGTGCCGCAGCTGCAGGCGACGCTGCGCCGGCATGGGATTGCCGTGGAGGTGGTCGACGCGGGGGTGTCGGGCGATACCAGCGAGGCGGGCAAGGCTCGGCTCGGCTGGACCCTCGATGGCATGGTCAGGAAGCCTGACCTGGTGATCCTCGAACTTGGGGCCAACGATATGCTGCGCGGGCTCGATCCTGCGCTGACCGAAGCCAACCTCGATGAGATGATGGTCGACCTCAATCGGCGAGAGATCCCGGTGCTGGTGTCCGGCATGCGCGCCGCGCCCAACCTTGACCCGGACTATGTCCAGCGGTTTGACGCGATCTACCCGGCGCTTGCGCAACGACATCGGGCGGCGCTCTATCCCTTCCTGCTTGACGGTGTCGCGGCGCAGCCCGGCATGGTTCAGGCTGACGGCTTGCATCCGACTTTCGCCGGCGTGAAGCGGATGGTGACGGGGATTGTACCGGCGGTGAAGCGCGCGCTGGGCCGCTAG
- a CDS encoding PilZ domain-containing protein codes for MGFRMIKARIEEARDERRRTPRMSVEIGARVRELGSEGFEARVLNISETGFMAEADGDLEVGTRIWLILPGRERANALVKWIAGNKIGAEFTEPISLDGLAA; via the coding sequence ATGGGGTTCCGGATGATCAAGGCGCGGATCGAAGAAGCGCGGGACGAGCGACGACGAACGCCTCGCATGTCAGTCGAGATTGGCGCGCGCGTGCGCGAGTTGGGAAGCGAAGGCTTCGAAGCCCGGGTTCTCAACATTTCCGAGACTGGCTTCATGGCCGAAGCGGACGGCGACCTCGAGGTCGGGACGCGCATCTGGCTGATCCTGCCAGGCCGTGAGCGGGCCAATGCCCTTGTCAAATGGATCGCCGGCAACAAGATCGGCGCGGAATTCACCGAGCCGATTTCGCTCGATGGCCTTGCCGCCTAG
- a CDS encoding PilZ domain-containing protein, translated as MSSRFQLHGDMIPRSVKRMFDQRNEERTEFASRTGALTLRGRTRVVNIVNLSASGAMISFAGDAHIGETVTLQHLDRVRRTGQVRWLRDGRMGISFAGPLE; from the coding sequence ATGTCCTCGCGTTTCCAGCTTCATGGCGACATGATCCCGCGCAGCGTGAAGCGGATGTTCGACCAGCGCAACGAGGAGCGGACCGAATTTGCCTCCCGGACCGGGGCGCTGACGCTGCGAGGCCGCACCCGGGTAGTGAACATCGTCAACCTCTCTGCCTCCGGCGCGATGATTTCCTTTGCCGGGGACGCGCACATCGGCGAAACCGTGACGCTTCAACATCTTGACCGCGTGCGCCGGACAGGTCAGGTGCGATGGCTGCGCGACGGACGGATGGGCATATCTTTCGCCGGACCGCTGGAGTAG
- a CDS encoding L,D-transpeptidase family protein — MLRNRVSVFAMVAALPLYGALAQNADPIAPLPEGTAVSEPAPALVWQVPQAQALLNYIYNVSREGLAPADYDPDGLLRAIAGGDPMAMSAAATDRFNRLSSDLALGHVRGEARIDWHIVDRDLDETRQRQLLAYALGSNKLAEALDGLLPTHPQYGALKHALQVTPRSEIDKVNKIRLNMDRWRWLPRDLGQKYIIVNVPAFYATLVEDGTTRWKQRAVAGAIKTPTPQLTAMATGVILNPWWEVPRSIAPEVAGKPGYVAVKGKDGKVQRWRQPPGPSNALGQMKFVMPNEHAIYLHDTNARSRFNSQIRALSHGCVRTQNIHDLAAELGSDGGGEWTRARIDEVLASKKTVEAKFVTPVPVHIVYFSVAALNDGTIVAYNDLYKRDAKVIEALLDKKGLAPATPATRVASN, encoded by the coding sequence TTGCTTCGGAATCGGGTTTCAGTCTTCGCGATGGTCGCGGCCCTGCCGCTTTATGGCGCGCTGGCCCAGAATGCTGACCCGATCGCCCCGCTTCCCGAAGGAACGGCCGTTTCCGAACCCGCTCCGGCGCTGGTATGGCAGGTTCCGCAGGCCCAGGCGCTGCTCAACTATATCTACAATGTGAGTCGCGAAGGGCTTGCTCCGGCGGATTATGATCCGGACGGGTTGCTCAGGGCGATCGCCGGGGGCGACCCGATGGCGATGTCTGCGGCCGCTACCGATCGGTTCAACCGGCTGTCATCGGACCTTGCGCTGGGCCATGTCCGCGGCGAGGCCCGGATCGATTGGCACATTGTCGACCGCGATCTCGATGAAACGCGTCAGCGCCAGTTGCTGGCCTATGCGCTCGGATCCAATAAGCTGGCGGAGGCGCTGGACGGCCTGCTTCCGACCCACCCGCAATATGGCGCGCTCAAGCATGCGCTGCAGGTCACTCCGCGAAGCGAAATCGACAAGGTCAACAAGATCCGGCTCAACATGGATCGTTGGCGCTGGCTGCCCCGCGACCTTGGCCAGAAATATATCATCGTCAACGTTCCGGCATTCTACGCGACACTGGTCGAAGACGGCACGACGCGGTGGAAGCAGCGCGCAGTCGCCGGCGCAATCAAGACCCCGACCCCGCAGCTGACCGCGATGGCGACAGGCGTGATCCTCAATCCATGGTGGGAAGTTCCCAGGAGTATCGCCCCCGAAGTTGCGGGCAAGCCGGGCTATGTCGCGGTCAAGGGGAAGGACGGCAAGGTCCAGCGCTGGAGGCAGCCCCCGGGGCCGTCGAACGCGCTCGGCCAGATGAAATTCGTCATGCCCAACGAACATGCCATCTACTTGCACGACACCAATGCGCGCAGCCGCTTTAATAGCCAGATTCGGGCATTGTCGCATGGCTGCGTGCGCACGCAGAACATCCACGACCTCGCCGCCGAACTGGGCAGCGACGGCGGTGGCGAATGGACGCGGGCGAGGATCGACGAGGTGCTTGCATCGAAGAAGACGGTCGAGGCTAAGTTCGTAACCCCGGTCCCCGTGCACATCGTCTATTTCAGCGTTGCGGCCCTCAATGACGGAACGATCGTTGCCTATAACGACCTATACAAGCGGGACGCCAAGGTTATCGAGGCGCTGCTCGACAAGAAGGGCCTGGCGCCGGCTACTCCGGCAACCAGGGTCGCCAGTAACTAG
- a CDS encoding murein L,D-transpeptidase catalytic domain-containing protein, with protein sequence MSLNRREMLHLGAAGAGGLLLSSAGSSQILPASTFAAPAAPPTPPRAAFATPTAPIGINPLLFEKAKAALDSRSWIHHRDFIGVVDFGVGSADARFHVVHLPSGHVESFRVAHGSGSDRRHTGFLDHFSNRPGSEATSNGAYTTAETYHGKYGLSMKVNGLDWTNNNAMSRAIVIHNAWYAEPEMVDIHGKLGRSQGCFAFSRKDQWNVMQRLGGGRLIYADKLA encoded by the coding sequence ATGTCGTTGAATCGCCGGGAAATGTTGCACCTTGGGGCTGCGGGCGCGGGCGGACTCCTGCTCTCCAGCGCCGGAAGTTCCCAGATTCTCCCTGCGTCGACTTTTGCCGCTCCCGCGGCTCCGCCAACGCCGCCCCGGGCCGCGTTCGCCACACCGACCGCGCCGATCGGCATCAATCCACTGCTGTTCGAAAAGGCCAAGGCTGCGCTCGATTCGCGCAGCTGGATTCACCATCGTGATTTCATCGGCGTGGTCGATTTCGGAGTCGGCTCGGCTGATGCCCGGTTCCACGTCGTTCACCTCCCAAGCGGTCATGTCGAAAGCTTCCGAGTGGCCCATGGCAGCGGTTCCGATCGGCGCCATACCGGCTTCCTCGATCATTTCTCGAACCGGCCCGGCTCTGAGGCAACGTCGAACGGCGCCTATACGACCGCCGAGACCTATCACGGCAAATATGGCCTCTCGATGAAGGTGAACGGCCTCGACTGGACCAACAATAACGCCATGTCCCGGGCCATCGTCATCCACAACGCCTGGTATGCCGAGCCCGAAATGGTCGACATTCACGGCAAGCTCGGGCGCTCGCAGGGCTGTTTTGCGTTCAGCCGCAAGGACCAGTGGAACGTAATGCAGCGGTTGGGCGGCGGCCGCCTGATCTACGCCGACAAGCTGGCCTGA
- the rpsU gene encoding 30S ribosomal protein S21, which yields MQIIVRDNNVDQALRALKKKLQREGVYREMKLRRHYEKPSEKRARERAAAIRRARKLERKRMEREGAR from the coding sequence ATGCAGATCATCGTTCGCGACAATAATGTCGACCAGGCGCTGCGCGCGCTCAAGAAGAAGCTGCAGCGCGAAGGCGTCTACCGCGAGATGAAGCTGCGCCGTCACTATGAGAAGCCGAGCGAAAAGCGCGCTCGCGAGCGCGCAGCCGCAATCCGCCGCGCCCGCAAGCTGGAGCGCAAGCGCATGGAGCGTGAAGGCGCCCGCTAA
- a CDS encoding FKBP-type peptidyl-prolyl cis-trans isomerase — MSVSQVPLRPIAKGSLTRLWLAIAVLVLIAFGLATLGAGSFKMVEVETVQAGSGPTVGPLDGVIIEYTGKTEDGTVFDTTEGRGPAPMLVGQVIPGFSQALQQMQQGGRYRIIIPGRLAYGPNPPQGSPIQPNADLYFDVNVLQVAPNAALMAQQQPGAQ; from the coding sequence ATGTCGGTTTCCCAGGTTCCGCTCCGTCCCATCGCCAAAGGCTCGCTGACGCGGCTATGGCTGGCGATCGCCGTCCTGGTCCTGATCGCCTTCGGTCTCGCCACGCTTGGCGCAGGCAGCTTCAAGATGGTTGAAGTCGAAACCGTCCAGGCCGGTAGCGGCCCGACGGTCGGCCCGCTCGATGGTGTGATCATCGAATATACCGGCAAGACCGAAGACGGCACGGTGTTCGATACGACCGAGGGACGCGGCCCGGCGCCGATGCTGGTCGGCCAGGTCATTCCCGGTTTTTCGCAAGCGCTTCAGCAGATGCAGCAGGGCGGTCGATACCGGATCATCATTCCGGGCCGCCTCGCTTATGGGCCAAACCCGCCTCAGGGCAGCCCGATCCAGCCCAACGCCGACCTTTATTTCGACGTCAACGTCCTTCAGGTCGCGCCCAATGCCGCGCTGATGGCGCAGCAGCAACCGGGCGCCCAGTAA
- a CDS encoding AI-2E family transporter, translated as MTEPTDETSAERPGPADLSGRLVREEARRAAVWLGMILAILAMIWLAQPILLIIGGLVFAVILDGGTRLLGRVLPIGRPWRLAIVTLAGFGFIAWTFYFAGTTLAEQAGALRAVVTAQSERAMEYLRTLGLISESGLSNLGNQLLGGVGRLTTALSTAVGVLTSSVLVLVIGIFIAIEPRLYDRGVAWMLPMERRSSFYEISDHVGYTLRRLMAGRILGMVVEGVGTWLMLLWGGVPMAALLGLLTGLLAFIPNIGAIVSGLLMVAVGFSAGTDAGIWAIATYLIVQTVDGYIIVPYVARRTVDLAPALVLAAQLVFGALFGFMGLLLADPIVAAIKTTLEDVSRRKAGESKDARAKG; from the coding sequence ATGACCGAGCCGACCGACGAAACGTCCGCCGAACGCCCCGGCCCCGCGGACCTGTCGGGCCGGCTCGTTCGCGAGGAGGCGCGTCGCGCCGCGGTCTGGCTGGGAATGATCCTCGCCATCCTGGCGATGATCTGGTTGGCGCAGCCGATCCTGCTGATCATCGGCGGGCTGGTTTTCGCCGTCATCCTCGACGGCGGGACTCGGCTGCTTGGCCGGGTGTTGCCGATCGGGCGGCCGTGGCGCCTCGCCATCGTCACGCTTGCGGGTTTCGGCTTCATCGCCTGGACCTTCTACTTCGCCGGGACCACGCTGGCCGAACAGGCGGGCGCGCTGCGCGCCGTCGTCACTGCCCAGTCCGAGCGGGCGATGGAATATCTCCGTACGCTGGGACTGATCAGCGAAAGCGGCCTGTCCAATCTTGGCAACCAATTGCTTGGCGGCGTTGGCCGGCTGACAACCGCGCTCAGCACTGCCGTGGGCGTGCTGACCTCCTCGGTCCTCGTCCTGGTGATCGGCATCTTCATCGCGATCGAGCCACGTCTCTATGACCGCGGTGTCGCCTGGATGCTGCCGATGGAGCGGCGCTCCAGCTTCTACGAGATCAGCGATCATGTCGGCTACACGCTGCGCCGCCTGATGGCCGGACGCATCCTGGGCATGGTCGTCGAGGGTGTCGGAACCTGGCTGATGCTGCTGTGGGGCGGGGTACCGATGGCGGCGCTGCTCGGGCTGCTGACCGGCCTGCTCGCCTTCATCCCCAATATCGGCGCGATCGTTTCGGGCTTGCTGATGGTCGCGGTGGGCTTTTCGGCCGGGACCGACGCGGGCATCTGGGCAATCGCCACCTATCTCATCGTCCAGACGGTCGATGGTTATATCATCGTTCCCTATGTCGCGCGGCGCACCGTCGACCTGGCACCTGCGCTGGTCTTGGCGGCGCAGCTCGTGTTCGGCGCGCTGTTCGGTTTCATGGGCCTGCTGCTGGCCGATCCGATCGTCGCTGCGATCAAGACCACCCTGGAAGATGTCAGCCGCAGGAAGGCCGGGGAATCCAAGGATGCCCGGGCGAAGGGCTAG
- the lepB gene encoding signal peptidase I has product MSERSETVPAPAEASVPTDPQKEGRWAAAWREIKGLAWVLLAVLAFHSFIAKPFYIPSESMMPNLLTGDRLVVSKYPYGWSFVSPTIPNPAAIVRSLMLGSPEPWTVTLPASENRVLGSLPERGDVVIVTPPGGNQDYIKRVVGLPGDIIEMRDGRLILNGRPVRAEVRPAAMVPVDANSPCGMHQFWDRRVETADGLFCRLPIVRETLPNGVSYDTVDDGRSPGDDYPATRIPAGHLFLMGDNRDHSADSRYSLDEQGLGGPVPWANIGGRAEFITFSLDGTTSLNPLSWLPAFREGRAGTSLRPQKD; this is encoded by the coding sequence TTGTCCGAGCGTAGTGAAACCGTCCCCGCGCCTGCGGAGGCGAGCGTGCCGACCGACCCGCAAAAGGAAGGCCGCTGGGCGGCCGCCTGGCGCGAGATCAAGGGGCTTGCCTGGGTGCTGCTGGCGGTACTCGCCTTCCATAGCTTCATCGCCAAGCCCTTTTACATCCCGTCGGAATCGATGATGCCCAACCTGCTTACGGGCGACCGGCTGGTAGTCAGCAAATATCCCTATGGCTGGTCGTTCGTTTCCCCGACCATTCCCAACCCGGCGGCAATCGTGCGCAGCCTGATGCTCGGCAGTCCCGAACCCTGGACGGTAACCTTGCCGGCCAGCGAAAACCGAGTGCTCGGGTCATTGCCCGAACGGGGCGACGTCGTCATCGTCACGCCGCCCGGCGGGAACCAGGACTATATCAAAAGGGTCGTCGGACTTCCCGGCGACATCATCGAAATGCGCGATGGCCGCCTCATTCTGAACGGCCGGCCGGTTCGCGCCGAGGTTCGCCCCGCGGCGATGGTGCCGGTCGACGCCAATTCCCCTTGCGGAATGCACCAATTCTGGGATCGGCGAGTCGAAACCGCCGACGGTTTGTTCTGCCGTCTGCCGATCGTCCGCGAAACGCTGCCTAACGGTGTAAGCTATGATACCGTCGACGACGGCCGCAGCCCTGGCGACGACTATCCCGCGACGCGAATCCCAGCCGGTCATCTGTTCCTGATGGGCGACAACCGCGACCATAGCGCCGACAGCCGCTACTCGCTCGACGAACAGGGCCTCGGCGGCCCGGTGCCCTGGGCCAATATCGGCGGCCGAGCCGAATTCATCACCTTCAGCCTCGACGGCACCACCAGCCTCAATCCACTAAGCTGGCTCCCCGCCTTCCGCGAAGGACGGGCAGGCACCTCGCTTCGCCCTCAGAAGGATTAG
- the acpS gene encoding holo-ACP synthase — protein MIVGIGSDLCNIDRIQNSVDRFGERFLNRVFTDTERAKAASRPHTMAGTLAKRFAAKEAFSKAVGTGFKRGVYMKDIGVANAPSGAPTLRLTGGALARLDALSPAGHAIEVHLTMTDDHPWAQAFVILYARKMEP, from the coding sequence ATGATCGTCGGAATCGGCAGCGACCTTTGCAACATCGACCGGATCCAGAATTCGGTCGACCGCTTCGGCGAACGGTTCCTCAACCGGGTTTTCACCGACACGGAGCGCGCCAAGGCCGCCTCGCGGCCGCACACCATGGCCGGGACGCTGGCCAAGCGCTTTGCCGCCAAGGAAGCCTTTTCCAAGGCGGTCGGTACCGGGTTCAAGCGCGGCGTCTATATGAAGGATATCGGCGTTGCGAATGCGCCGTCGGGCGCGCCGACGCTGCGGCTTACCGGCGGCGCGCTGGCGCGGCTTGACGCCTTGTCCCCGGCAGGCCACGCCATCGAGGTTCATCTGACGATGACCGACGACCACCCTTGGGCACAGGCTTTCGTGATCCTTTACGCCCGCAAGATGGAGCCCTGA